The Burkholderia lata genome contains a region encoding:
- a CDS encoding carotenoid oxygenase family protein, with amino-acid sequence MTALDLNRGAIAPVADEIDLVDLRVTGAIPHELAGTLLRNGPNPPGGRFEGSDMLSWWPEAAMLHAIAFEGGRATGYRNRWARTQRWAAVHAPEAASQLPDTNPNVNVLQHAGELLALSEGGAPFAITAALDSLGIPARHAGLGGGMTAHPKVDPVTGELIAFRADWRAPWLRYGVADAQGVQRVDLEIDLSAPSMMHDLAITETRSLLLDLNVGYDFSLLKLGHRMPLRWHDDRPARIGVIPRHGGAVRWFGVEPCFILHVVNAYDCDASCIVLDAVRYPSFLRLDAGTGRFADNPVGELWRYVIDTANGLIDEGPLADGGIEMPRINESRTGRRYRYLYAVEQPNNAEMRGVMRFDHASGTTTRYALPPGDQNSEPVFVPRPGGVDEDDGWLLVVVYRAATDTSDVVILDARAIDAGPVATVHLPRRVPAGFHGAWVPREH; translated from the coding sequence ATGACCGCACTCGATCTGAACCGCGGCGCGATCGCGCCGGTCGCCGACGAGATTGATCTCGTCGACCTGCGCGTGACCGGCGCCATCCCGCACGAACTCGCCGGCACGTTGCTGCGCAACGGCCCGAATCCGCCGGGCGGCCGCTTCGAAGGGAGCGACATGCTGTCGTGGTGGCCGGAAGCCGCGATGCTGCACGCGATCGCGTTCGAAGGCGGCCGCGCGACCGGCTACCGGAACCGCTGGGCGCGCACGCAGCGCTGGGCCGCCGTGCACGCACCTGAAGCGGCATCGCAGCTGCCCGACACCAACCCGAACGTGAACGTGCTGCAGCATGCCGGCGAATTGCTCGCGCTGTCGGAGGGCGGCGCGCCGTTCGCGATCACGGCCGCGCTCGATTCGCTCGGCATACCGGCGCGGCACGCAGGCCTCGGCGGCGGGATGACCGCGCATCCGAAGGTCGATCCGGTGACCGGCGAGCTGATCGCGTTCCGCGCGGACTGGCGCGCACCGTGGCTGCGCTACGGTGTCGCCGATGCGCAGGGCGTGCAGCGCGTCGATCTCGAGATCGACCTGAGCGCGCCGTCGATGATGCACGACCTCGCGATCACCGAAACCCGCAGCCTGCTGCTCGACCTGAACGTCGGCTACGACTTCTCGCTGCTGAAGCTGGGCCACCGGATGCCGCTACGCTGGCACGACGACCGGCCCGCACGCATCGGCGTGATCCCGCGTCATGGCGGCGCGGTGCGCTGGTTCGGCGTCGAGCCGTGTTTCATCCTGCACGTCGTGAACGCGTACGACTGCGACGCGTCGTGCATCGTGCTCGATGCGGTGCGCTATCCGTCGTTCCTGCGGCTCGACGCGGGCACGGGCCGCTTCGCCGACAACCCGGTCGGCGAGCTGTGGCGCTACGTGATCGATACGGCGAACGGGCTGATCGACGAAGGGCCGCTCGCCGATGGCGGCATCGAGATGCCGCGCATCAACGAAAGCCGGACGGGGCGCCGCTACCGCTACCTGTATGCGGTCGAGCAGCCGAACAACGCGGAAATGCGCGGCGTGATGCGCTTCGACCACGCGAGCGGCACGACCACGCGCTACGCGTTGCCGCCCGGCGACCAGAACAGCGAGCCGGTGTTCGTGCCGCGCCCGGGCGGCGTCGACGAGGACGACGGCTGGCTGCTGGTGGTGGTCTACCGCGCGGCGACGGATACGAGCGACGTCGTGATCCTCGATGCGCGGGCGATCGACGCGGGGCCGGTCGCGACCGTGCACCTGCCGCGCCGCGTGCCGGCCGGGTTCCACGGCGCGTGGGTGCCGCGCGAGCACTGA
- a CDS encoding ABC transporter permease: protein MAIPLNYIARNLWTRRLTTALTAGGMALVIFVFATVQMLDAGLTKTLVSTGEPDNAVVIRKGAETEIQSSIDHQQANALEMHPAVALGPDGRPLVSKEAVVLISLVKTSSGKPSNVVIRGVSPAGLALRPHVKLVGGRMFTPGSSEIIVGSAIAKGFSGTQLGDSLHFAQRDWTIVGIFDAGGSGFDSEIWGDVDQLMQSFRRTSYSSMVLRIPSADGFARFKADIDVDPRLTDEAKREQTFYGDQSKALSTFINILGITLSTIFSIAAMIGAMITMYASVANRVAEIGTLRALGFKRLNVLAAFLLEALLLGFVGGVAGLACASLMQFASFSTTNFQTFADLSFRFVLTPAIVVKTLLFSLVMGLVGGFLPAMRAARLKIVDALRAQ from the coding sequence ATGGCGATCCCGCTCAACTACATCGCGCGCAACCTGTGGACCCGGCGGCTCACCACCGCGCTGACCGCCGGCGGGATGGCGCTCGTGATCTTCGTGTTCGCGACCGTGCAGATGCTCGACGCGGGGCTCACGAAGACGCTCGTGTCGACCGGCGAGCCCGACAACGCGGTGGTGATCCGCAAGGGCGCCGAAACCGAGATCCAGAGCTCGATCGACCACCAGCAGGCCAATGCGCTCGAGATGCACCCGGCCGTCGCGCTCGGCCCCGACGGCCGGCCGCTCGTGTCGAAGGAAGCGGTCGTGCTGATCTCGCTGGTGAAGACCTCGTCCGGCAAGCCGTCGAACGTCGTGATCCGCGGCGTGTCGCCGGCCGGCCTCGCGCTGCGCCCGCACGTGAAGCTCGTCGGGGGCCGCATGTTCACGCCCGGCTCGTCGGAAATCATCGTCGGCAGCGCGATCGCGAAAGGGTTCAGCGGCACGCAGCTCGGCGACAGCCTGCATTTCGCGCAGCGCGACTGGACCATCGTCGGCATCTTCGACGCGGGCGGCAGCGGCTTCGATTCGGAGATCTGGGGCGACGTCGACCAGCTGATGCAGTCGTTCCGGCGCACCAGCTATTCGTCGATGGTGCTGCGCATCCCGAGCGCCGACGGCTTCGCACGCTTCAAGGCCGACATCGACGTCGACCCGCGGCTCACCGACGAGGCGAAACGCGAGCAGACCTTCTACGGCGACCAGTCGAAGGCGCTGTCGACGTTCATCAACATCCTCGGCATCACGCTGTCGACGATCTTCTCGATCGCCGCGATGATCGGCGCGATGATCACGATGTATGCGTCGGTCGCGAACCGCGTCGCCGAGATCGGCACGCTGCGCGCGCTCGGCTTCAAGCGCCTGAACGTGCTCGCCGCGTTCCTGCTGGAAGCGCTGCTGCTCGGCTTCGTCGGCGGCGTCGCGGGGCTCGCGTGTGCGTCGCTGATGCAGTTCGCGTCGTTCTCGACGACCAACTTCCAGACCTTCGCGGACCTGTCGTTCCGCTTCGTGCTGACGCCCGCGATCGTCGTGAAGACGCTGCTGTTCTCGCTCGTGATGGGGCTGGTCGGCGGGTTCCTGCCGGCGATGCGCGCCGCGCGGCTGAAGATCGTCGACGCGCTGCGCGCACAGTGA
- a CDS encoding ABC transporter permease yields the protein MYVLKLIARNALRHRLRTLLTVLGLTIAVLAFGLLHTVVDAWYAGAAAASSGRLVTRNAISLVFPLPVSYENRIRGVDGVTAVVRSNWFGGIYRDPKNFFASFAVSDNYLDLYPEYIVPDQQRADYNRDRRGCLVGRQLATQFGFKIGDVIPLKGTIYPGTWDFVVRGIFDGRDDSTITRQLVFHWDYLNETVRQRTPKQADQVGVFVLGVANPDDGASIARNVDAVFKNSLAETLTETEQAFQLGFVAMSNQIIAAIRVVSYVVILIIMAVMANAMAMSARERTAEYATLKALGFGPGFLALIVFGESVVIAVAGGGLGILATPPAASLFKQAAGGIFPVFKVSTETVVLQAACSVAVGFAAAIVPAWQAARVRVVEGLRAIG from the coding sequence ATGTATGTGCTGAAGCTGATCGCGCGCAACGCGCTGCGGCACCGGCTGCGCACGCTGCTGACCGTGCTCGGGCTCACCATCGCCGTGCTCGCGTTCGGGCTGCTGCACACCGTGGTCGACGCGTGGTACGCGGGCGCCGCCGCCGCGTCCAGCGGGCGGCTCGTCACGCGCAACGCGATCTCGCTCGTGTTTCCGCTGCCCGTGAGCTACGAGAACCGGATTCGCGGCGTCGACGGCGTGACGGCCGTGGTTCGCTCGAACTGGTTCGGCGGCATCTACCGCGATCCGAAGAACTTCTTCGCGAGCTTCGCGGTATCGGACAACTATCTCGACCTGTACCCGGAATACATCGTCCCGGACCAGCAGCGCGCCGACTACAACCGCGACCGGCGCGGCTGCCTCGTCGGGCGCCAGCTCGCGACGCAATTCGGCTTCAAGATCGGCGACGTGATCCCGCTGAAGGGGACGATCTATCCGGGCACGTGGGATTTCGTCGTGCGCGGGATCTTCGACGGCCGCGACGACTCGACGATCACGCGCCAGCTGGTATTCCACTGGGACTACCTGAACGAGACGGTGCGCCAGCGCACGCCGAAGCAGGCCGACCAGGTCGGCGTATTCGTGCTCGGCGTCGCGAACCCCGACGACGGCGCGTCGATCGCGCGCAACGTCGACGCGGTGTTCAAGAACTCGCTCGCCGAGACGCTGACCGAGACCGAGCAGGCGTTCCAGCTCGGCTTCGTCGCGATGTCGAACCAGATCATCGCGGCGATCCGCGTCGTGTCGTACGTGGTGATCCTGATCATCATGGCCGTGATGGCCAACGCGATGGCGATGAGCGCGCGCGAACGCACGGCCGAATACGCGACGCTGAAGGCGCTCGGTTTCGGCCCCGGCTTTCTCGCGCTGATCGTGTTCGGCGAATCGGTCGTGATCGCGGTGGCCGGCGGCGGGCTCGGGATCCTCGCGACGCCGCCCGCCGCGAGCCTGTTCAAGCAGGCGGCAGGCGGCATCTTCCCGGTGTTCAAGGTGTCGACCGAGACGGTCGTGCTGCAGGCCGCGTGCTCGGTCGCGGTCGGCTTCGCGGCGGCGATCGTGCCGGCGTGGCAGGCGGCGCGCGTGCGCGTGGTCGAAGGCCTCAGGGCAATCGGTTAG